The region GATTTTTGGTCCAAACTTACCAAAAAATGCCCGTATTTAAAACACAGCATCTCCTCTAAAATGAAACTAACCACTGCAAGTCCATGTCGTTGTCGTATTTGAAACTAGAGAAATATTAGAGCatcttctagtttttttttttttttgtccatctGAAATAACacaaatgtaataaaaaaaatttacaaaattgcaTCCATGTCATCCAGAGaagaacataaatgtaatttttttttattatatttatgttctTCTAAATGAAGACGAGAAGAACACTAAAAAGAACTCTAGCATTCTTCATGAAACTAACTGCTGCATGCCCTTATTCAACGGTTGTTGGTCGGATTTCACCACAATCCTCCCCACCGACAAATCGGTTATTCTCTACATCGAAACCGACCCAAAGAATCGGCAAATCCAAAACTTGGCTGTGCCCAAaaacctctctccctctctctcacacgCCTCCAACCACATGCACGGCTAAAGAGGTGGGCACTACTATAGAGTCTATAGTATAAGGAAATGTTAGAAAAACACCGGTTACACACTCGTTACACATACTCTCTCACGTGGGATAAGACCGAGATGTGGTTAGCCCACCTCAAGTGAAAGGAGGGTGTAACCGGTGTGCAACTGATGTTTTTTAAGCATTACCCATAGTACAAACCAGACCGGATCAGAAGGGTGAGCAACAAACAGAGATCCTCTCCAAAAGTACTCACCTTTTTACAAGAAGCATGAAGACAAGAACTCGAGCTTGGATAACTGAGAAGGTTATCGGTTTGATACTCCCGCCGGATTCTGAGCTCAAGAGAGGAAGCATATGCTTCTTGATCCCGGCATCCTCGCTACCGGAGAAGACATCCTCGACGGCTTCTCCAACTTGGATTCCCACTTCTATGTCTTCACGATTTACTAACTTGCTCGCTCCAAGATTCTTGTTTTCATGACTAATCCTGGAAGGCAGGTATTCTCTGGCAGCATGATAGAGTCTGATGGTGAATGTGTAAGGAGTATATTAACAATGAGAAGAAGGCTTCCATGGTATTTCAGTTTGCTGCTGAAACCACTCTTCTCGAAGAACCTAGAAGATGCTTGATACTACGTGGCATGTGGAAGAAGGGAGTTGAAAAAGGTGCATACAGCTGGAggtgtgtaaaaaaaaaaaaaaaaattcccgcATATCACATGGTGCTGACCAGCTGGGGATCActtgaaatagagaaatgatctaTACACATTTCTTCCACAACATTTTCACAACACGCCTACGTggcattaatattttattttattttttttctattttcgttcACGCGGCTAAAAATGATCTACACACTGAAAtctctcaaatttcaaatttcgcacgaagacctctctctctctctctgaaatctcTCTGCCCGTGGAGCGTCGTCCGTCGTCCGTCGTCCGGCGCTTCCGTCGTCCGTCGTCCGGTGATTCCAACGCTGCCCAGTCGTCCGGCGCTTCCGTCGTCCGTCGTCCGGTGCCCTTCTCCGTCGTCCAGCGCCCGTCGTCCAGcgcttccctctctctctctgaaatctcTCTTCGTACAGATCTGCTCTCCTGTCAGTGACGTCGCCGGCTTCTCTCTTGGCGGTAGGCGTCCTCCGTCGTCCCCACTCCGGTAGATTTGGCGGCCGGATCTGTCTCCGGCGACGCCCATAAAaaaggatctctctctctttggccgGATCTGTTGCTACAAATAAAAGGGGTGAATTTCCTCTCTCGCCGGCCACCAAGACCCACCGACCGCCACCCATCGGAGCAaccccctccctctctctcgccgTGTTCCTGTTGTAAGTTTTCTGCTTCTctcttttcatgattttctccACCCATCAGAGCACCATCTATAGCTGTTTGGTGCTAAAGTTTAGGcttttgttggattttttaaGTGTTGGGGAATGTCCTCTTCCTTTCAAAAATTAGCAAAACCCAATGAAACCCATAAGAAAAACTCAATTCTGTAACACAAAAATATCATAACTTTTTAATGGGTGTCAACGAGAATAGAGAAGAGTGGGATTTACAATAATTTGGTACCTTAGAGGCTTTTGTTTAAGTCATGGTTTTGCAAATTGAattgttttggtgagtgaatctCACGGTTTTGAAGAATCTTGTTGAAACTATCGACTTTTGCATGTACAAAAGCAGAttcttttggtttaaaatccattttttttttcggttggATCTGCTGTAAGGCAGATTTAGTTTAGAGCTTTGAATCAACTAATGTAGAAAGTTTGTTTAGATTGGTTGAAtggaagtttttgttttcttcacagcaagttttgacaattgtttcttttttattcatctaaaaaaacatAATGGTCTTCTTGTTTTTGCTTAAATGggtcaattttttatattgggTTTATCTTAGTTCCTGAAAGCTATTTGTGAGAATTGTATATGTAGTTGCTCATTGTAATCTTGTGTGTGGATGACGAGGTTCGAGAATGGATTTGgggtttctctctttttcttttatgttttcctcctttttttcgTTTGCATTGATGATGCGTCCTGCAAAAGCTTATTTTGGTCTCTGTCTGTATTTTCAGGTATTCATGAAGTAAGTTGACACAACCTGAGTGCAGGGTACTGTTaatgttagatttttttatcaaaacattgttGCTGTTGTGGGAATATGAAttgctaagtttttttttttttcaattacaacATGATGGTGTAGTGTAATTTATTTGTTCTTACTTTTTCCCGGTGCCAATTTCATTCTCAAGTTTGGAATAATGTATATGGCTTTGACATGAGTTGCATTAAGAAGCAAGCCTTGATGGAGCCCCTTGTCGACACAGTTGATCAGAATCAAATTTTTACGATCTGCGAGCTACTTAAGGTGGGAATTACAGGGGCATGCTGACACAAACATATGAAATAATATTAGATATTGTTTGATGGTAGATTTAGTTTGCTTTTCGTTTTTGCTTTCTGATTGATCCTTATGATGGTGGTTACTTTGCTTTTTGGCTAATGTAAGTTCATTTGCTTCCCTTCATTCAGGTAATGGATATCTCCAAGATGGCTCCTGGGGATGCTTCCTTCACTGCTCCTTTCCAACTTATGGTAGAACGTGATGATTACATCCATGCTCTTTTGCAAGTGTCATAAGTTGACAGGCTTCTCCACATTTTATTGTTTGGATTAAGTTTTGTTGTGGTACATGTAATGATTCAAACTGTATATGGTTTAAAGGAAAAAGCATTTCTTTATTTAACATATTTCATTCTTGAATTTGCTAATGCTCCATAAGCTAGGGTTATAAATTCCATATCTGACTATGGTATCAAGTCAATCAAATTTATATCCATGGAACCTTTTCTAGATTGGATGGCCATCGGCACACTTACTGATGTTTAACTG is a window of Alnus glutinosa chromosome 4, dhAlnGlut1.1, whole genome shotgun sequence DNA encoding:
- the LOC133866314 gene encoding uncharacterized protein LOC133866314; its protein translation is MCIDHFSISSDPQLVSTILYHAAREYLPSRISHENKNLGASKLVNREDIEVGIQVGEAVEDVFSGSEDAGIKKHMLPLLSSESGGSIKPITFSVIQARVLVFMLLVKRWSWGMSTMMIICFHIFRLMMIHVPKLSLKMVCIIYSKFIHQFHLMFCIVMFLELRIVQLQRIYGHLSY